Proteins from one Gimesia maris genomic window:
- a CDS encoding DUF1501 domain-containing protein, which translates to MRGRLDRQSPRISRRDYLRLSALGVLGTGMSGWLRRLAAETADNPQRKRSCILLWMSGGPSQTDTFDLKPQHENGGPFKAIDTDVPGVQISEHLPQLAKVMKHLAPIRSMSTKEGDHTRATYLLRTGYLPSGPLSYPTLGSLLSKELGSTHADLPNFVSIAPNKTLSPNAYGPGFLGPQFAPLIVGEGTGIVPNDAANVDAALKVKNLTLPTGITRQQADERLSILKDLETEFSATHPGTPTSSHRSAYTAAVRMMRSKAIEAFQLDQEPAALRDAYGRNRFGQGCLLARRLIEQGVPFVEVSLNGVQGNNAFGWDTHQENFEAVKSLSEVLDPAWGTLMTDLEQRGLLDSTLIVWMGEFGRTPKINQNTGRDHFPAAWTTVLGGGGIRGGQVIGKTSEDGMKVTDQPVVVPDLMATICAALGLDPQQQNMSNIGRPIPLADHGAKPIPQILKS; encoded by the coding sequence ATGAGAGGCAGATTAGACAGACAGAGCCCCCGGATTTCCCGCCGCGATTATCTGCGCCTCTCCGCCCTGGGTGTGCTGGGCACAGGCATGTCGGGCTGGCTCCGACGTCTGGCCGCTGAAACCGCCGACAACCCGCAGCGCAAACGCAGTTGCATCCTGTTGTGGATGTCGGGTGGCCCCAGTCAGACCGATACCTTCGATCTCAAACCGCAGCACGAAAATGGTGGCCCGTTCAAAGCGATCGACACCGATGTGCCCGGCGTGCAGATCTCCGAACATCTGCCTCAACTCGCGAAGGTCATGAAGCATCTGGCTCCCATTCGCTCGATGAGCACCAAAGAAGGGGACCACACCCGCGCCACGTATCTGCTCCGCACCGGCTATCTCCCGTCCGGCCCCCTCAGCTATCCGACGCTCGGCTCACTGCTGAGTAAGGAACTGGGAAGCACACACGCCGACCTGCCCAACTTCGTCAGCATCGCCCCCAATAAAACATTAAGCCCCAATGCCTACGGCCCCGGCTTTCTGGGGCCGCAGTTCGCTCCCCTGATCGTTGGCGAAGGCACAGGGATCGTGCCGAACGATGCCGCGAATGTCGACGCCGCGTTAAAAGTCAAAAACCTGACTTTGCCCACTGGCATTACGCGCCAGCAGGCCGACGAACGATTATCCATTCTGAAAGACCTGGAAACCGAATTCTCCGCCACGCATCCCGGCACACCGACCAGCAGTCATCGCAGTGCCTACACCGCCGCCGTTCGCATGATGCGTTCTAAAGCCATCGAAGCTTTTCAACTGGATCAGGAACCGGCTGCGCTCCGCGATGCCTACGGCCGCAATCGCTTCGGGCAGGGTTGTCTGCTGGCCCGCCGGTTGATTGAACAGGGAGTCCCTTTTGTCGAAGTCTCGTTGAACGGCGTGCAAGGCAACAACGCGTTCGGCTGGGATACGCATCAGGAAAACTTCGAAGCCGTCAAAAGTCTGAGTGAAGTCCTCGACCCCGCCTGGGGGACTTTAATGACCGATCTCGAACAGCGGGGGTTATTGGATTCCACGTTGATTGTCTGGATGGGGGAATTCGGCCGCACACCGAAGATCAATCAGAACACGGGCCGCGATCATTTTCCCGCAGCATGGACCACGGTGCTCGGCGGTGGTGGCATTCGCGGCGGACAGGTCATCGGCAAAACCAGCGAGGACGGCATGAAAGTCACCGACCAGCCGGTCGTCGTTCCCGATCTGATGGCAACCATCTGCGCCGCGCTCGGCCTCGATCCCCAGCAGCAGAACATGTCCAACATCGGCCGCCCCATTCCCCTCGCTGACCACGGCGCCAAACCGATCCCGCAGATTCTGAAAAGCTGA
- a CDS encoding SDR family NAD(P)-dependent oxidoreductase has translation MSKLDKKVALVTGASKGIGAGIARELAAAGAAVVVNFAIDGERAEALVEQIKLENGQAVAVQADVSHAADVSRLFQDVASTFGRLDILVNNAGVYRETPIEELTEEEFHRQFNINVLGPLLVIRESLQYFGSEGGTIINIGSGASKMCPPGYSIYSASKSALDAITGVLSKELASRNIRVNSVNPGATLSEGTQAAGLYGVENDFEKQLVAMTPLNRIGTPADIARVVAFLASDDSAWLTGEIIQASGGLR, from the coding sequence ATGTCAAAGCTAGACAAAAAAGTGGCACTTGTAACGGGGGCCTCCAAGGGAATCGGTGCGGGGATCGCCAGGGAACTGGCTGCGGCGGGAGCAGCTGTGGTTGTGAATTTTGCGATCGATGGGGAGCGTGCCGAAGCCCTGGTAGAACAAATCAAACTAGAGAACGGGCAAGCTGTTGCGGTGCAGGCAGATGTTTCGCATGCAGCAGATGTGTCACGTTTATTCCAGGATGTTGCTTCAACCTTTGGCCGACTCGACATCCTGGTAAACAATGCCGGCGTGTATCGCGAGACTCCAATAGAGGAACTGACTGAAGAAGAGTTTCACCGTCAATTCAATATCAACGTGCTTGGTCCTCTGTTAGTCATCCGGGAGTCGCTGCAGTACTTTGGTTCTGAAGGGGGTACCATCATTAACATTGGCTCCGGCGCTTCAAAGATGTGTCCACCCGGTTATTCGATCTATTCAGCCAGCAAAAGCGCGCTCGACGCGATTACCGGAGTGCTCTCGAAGGAACTGGCTTCCCGCAACATCCGCGTCAATTCAGTCAATCCAGGCGCGACGTTAAGCGAGGGAACGCAGGCAGCGGGCCTGTATGGCGTAGAGAATGATTTCGAGAAACAACTGGTCGCGATGACGCCTTTAAACCGCATCGGCACACCAGCAGACATTGCCCGCGTGGTCGCTTTTCTCGCCTCTGACGATTCCGCCTGGCTGACCGGCGAGATCATCCAGGCATCCGGGGGACTGCGCTGA
- a CDS encoding alpha/beta hydrolase fold domain-containing protein, whose protein sequence is MLSLSRFRCVSAVSLCALLLCVSSVRAEKPAELPYHQQKNLVYAEVHGVGLLLDVFTPRSQPNGLGIVDVVSGAYHSDRGKLRDHKQAQMFDIFCSRGYTVFAIRPGSIAKFNGPEMLDNVNRGILWVKEHARVYQVDPNRLAMLGASAGGHLACMAAVSAADAKSKTRVKAVAVFFPPTDLMNYGGFKIDISGEDQLAQSIRRLITPKGSETIDVSRLDELRTAFSPARLVKPGLPPFLIIHGTADFMVPIQQSRVMVAALQKAEVPVKFIIKEGGGHPWPTIHEEVEQMADWIDGQLK, encoded by the coding sequence ATGTTGAGTCTTTCGCGATTCCGCTGCGTATCGGCAGTCTCTCTGTGTGCGTTACTCCTTTGTGTCTCTTCGGTTAGAGCGGAAAAACCCGCCGAACTGCCTTATCATCAGCAGAAAAATCTGGTCTATGCGGAAGTGCATGGCGTGGGTCTGCTGCTGGATGTGTTCACGCCCCGCTCCCAGCCGAACGGGCTGGGTATCGTCGATGTGGTTTCGGGCGCGTATCACTCGGATCGCGGCAAGCTCCGCGATCACAAGCAGGCACAAATGTTCGACATTTTCTGCAGTCGCGGCTATACCGTATTCGCCATCCGTCCCGGTTCAATCGCGAAATTCAACGGACCCGAGATGCTGGACAATGTGAATCGAGGTATTTTGTGGGTCAAAGAACATGCCAGGGTATACCAGGTCGATCCGAATCGACTGGCAATGCTGGGCGCTTCGGCCGGCGGTCACCTGGCCTGTATGGCGGCGGTATCGGCGGCGGATGCGAAGTCCAAAACGCGGGTGAAAGCGGTGGCCGTCTTTTTTCCCCCCACCGATCTGATGAACTACGGCGGCTTCAAAATTGACATCAGCGGCGAAGATCAACTGGCGCAATCCATCCGCCGACTGATCACGCCCAAGGGTTCAGAAACGATCGACGTCAGCCGCCTGGACGAACTGCGGACCGCGTTCTCCCCGGCCCGCCTGGTGAAGCCGGGCCTGCCTCCGTTTCTGATCATCCATGGCACAGCCGATTTCATGGTGCCGATCCAACAGTCGCGGGTGATGGTCGCCGCTTTGCAGAAAGCGGAGGTGCCGGTAAAGTTCATCATCAAAGAAGGGGGCGGCCACCCCTGGCCGACGATCCACGAAGAGGTCGAACAAATGGCCGACTGGATCGACGGGCAGTTGAAGTAG
- the floA gene encoding flotillin-like protein FloA (flotillin-like protein involved in membrane lipid rafts): MQTMEDLWPVVAFAIGGIGILLGIVFVALFARYFKLWIQAFSSRAKIGPLALVFMSLRKVKPSVIVDTKIMAVQAGLTDIPTQAFEAHYLAGGNVHRVVHALIVAHRARIDLDWDTASAIDLAGRNIISAVETSVDPKVIDCPDPKKSGRPTLDGVAKDGIQLKARARVTVRTNLSQLVGGATEETIIARVGEGIVSAIGSCESHKEVLANPSVIARNVLDRGLDTQTAFSIVSIDIADIDVGENIGARLRVDQAEADMRIAQALAEERRAEAVASEQEMIATTQENQAKVVLAEAEIPLAMADSFQEGNLRAV, translated from the coding sequence ATGCAGACAATGGAAGATCTCTGGCCAGTTGTAGCATTTGCCATCGGTGGAATCGGAATTTTACTGGGCATCGTCTTCGTGGCGTTGTTTGCCCGTTATTTCAAGTTGTGGATCCAGGCCTTCAGTTCGCGCGCCAAAATTGGTCCGCTTGCCCTGGTCTTTATGTCACTCCGGAAGGTAAAGCCATCTGTCATCGTTGATACCAAAATCATGGCGGTCCAGGCCGGACTGACGGATATTCCCACACAGGCGTTTGAAGCACACTACCTGGCAGGCGGGAATGTACACCGCGTCGTGCATGCTCTGATTGTCGCCCACCGGGCCCGCATCGATCTGGACTGGGATACCGCCTCTGCGATCGATCTGGCTGGACGAAATATCATCTCCGCGGTCGAAACCAGCGTGGACCCCAAAGTCATTGATTGCCCCGATCCCAAGAAAAGTGGTCGGCCCACGCTGGACGGCGTTGCCAAGGATGGGATACAACTCAAGGCGCGTGCCCGTGTCACCGTGCGAACCAATTTAAGTCAGCTGGTCGGAGGAGCCACCGAAGAGACAATTATCGCCCGCGTCGGCGAAGGAATTGTTTCTGCCATCGGTTCCTGTGAAAGTCATAAGGAAGTTCTGGCGAATCCGTCTGTCATTGCCCGCAATGTGCTGGACCGTGGTCTGGATACCCAGACAGCGTTTTCCATTGTCTCCATCGATATCGCTGATATTGATGTTGGTGAAAACATTGGTGCACGCCTCCGGGTGGATCAGGCCGAAGCCGACATGCGGATCGCACAGGCACTCGCAGAAGAAAGACGGGCCGAAGCGGTTGCCTCCGAACAGGAAATGATCGCCACGACTCAGGAAAATCAGGCAAAAGTGGTCCTCGCCGAAGCCGAAATTCCGCTCGCCATGGCCGATTCCTTCCAGGAAGGCAATCTGAGAGCCGTCTGA
- a CDS encoding TIGR03067 domain-containing protein, producing MNMNFASNILLLFVSIMQVQELSAAAPPKQEVSQALQQFAGTWKIVSSEPAGATKEATQLVFHKDLTYAALDQQGKELWSGTFDLDPTAMPKRWDHRSQAAQKEGGDVLGIYELDGDRLKVSCVVGAWKEKKWTGKPRPNVFKLPEADVVLNLQRKAASP from the coding sequence ATGAATATGAATTTTGCATCTAACATTTTATTGCTTTTCGTTTCAATCATGCAGGTGCAGGAACTGTCGGCAGCCGCGCCCCCCAAACAGGAAGTCAGTCAGGCGCTGCAGCAATTCGCCGGGACCTGGAAGATCGTTTCCAGTGAACCCGCAGGAGCGACAAAAGAGGCAACGCAACTGGTATTTCACAAAGATCTGACTTACGCGGCACTGGATCAGCAGGGAAAGGAACTCTGGTCGGGAACCTTCGATCTCGATCCGACAGCTATGCCAAAAAGATGGGACCACCGCTCCCAGGCCGCTCAGAAGGAAGGGGGCGATGTCCTGGGGATCTATGAACTGGACGGCGACCGACTCAAGGTTTCCTGTGTCGTGGGTGCCTGGAAAGAGAAAAAGTGGACCGGCAAACCACGTCCAAATGTATTCAAATTACCCGAAGCGGATGTGGTGTTGAACCTGCAGCGCAAAGCTGCGTCTCCCTGA
- a CDS encoding RNA polymerase sigma factor, translating into MYNPFTEIADDDQQDVELVDQAQNGDRSALEKLVLRHQAWIYNIAIRMVFHPHDAEEVTQEVLLKAITRLSTFQGTSQFRTWLYRITVNHVLNMKRRGGESQPQTFSSYAAAINDIPDLDLPDPRTVPVDVPLLVEEAKVACTTGMLLCLDRRQRLIFTLGEIFGASDKVGSEIMEMSADNFRQCLSRARNDLYQFMQNQCGLVNERNPCRCPKKTRGFIREGHVDPEHLLFVPQHVQRISEVASDTIRKMDDATEQQYAALFRTHPFLEPSSQIDWLQQLLEQPGIRAALRLN; encoded by the coding sequence ATGTACAATCCCTTTACCGAAATCGCTGACGATGACCAGCAGGATGTCGAACTGGTTGATCAGGCCCAAAATGGTGATCGCAGTGCACTCGAAAAGCTGGTTCTGCGACATCAGGCCTGGATTTATAACATCGCGATCCGGATGGTGTTTCACCCGCACGATGCGGAAGAAGTCACGCAGGAAGTCCTTCTCAAAGCCATCACACGACTGAGTACTTTTCAGGGGACCAGTCAGTTTCGCACCTGGCTTTATCGCATCACCGTCAATCACGTTCTGAATATGAAACGACGGGGGGGAGAATCTCAGCCGCAAACATTTTCCAGTTATGCTGCTGCGATTAACGACATTCCCGATCTGGATCTGCCAGACCCCAGAACTGTTCCCGTGGATGTGCCACTGCTCGTCGAAGAAGCGAAAGTCGCGTGTACAACCGGCATGCTGCTCTGTCTGGATCGCAGGCAACGACTGATTTTCACTCTGGGTGAAATCTTCGGGGCCAGTGATAAAGTGGGGAGTGAAATCATGGAGATGTCGGCAGACAATTTTCGGCAGTGCCTGTCACGGGCCCGTAACGATTTATATCAGTTCATGCAGAACCAGTGTGGTCTGGTCAATGAGAGGAATCCCTGCCGCTGCCCGAAGAAAACCAGGGGTTTCATCAGAGAGGGGCACGTCGACCCCGAGCATTTACTGTTCGTGCCGCAACACGTTCAACGCATCAGTGAAGTTGCCTCCGACACCATTCGCAAAATGGACGACGCCACGGAGCAGCAATACGCGGCCCTGTTTCGCACTCATCCCTTTCTGGAACCTTCCAGTCAAATCGACTGGCTGCAACAGCTGCTGGAGCAACCGGGCATTCGCGCTGCGTTACGTTTGAACTGA
- a CDS encoding alginate export family protein produces MRLRVILSLSVVASSALATARLSAETNSPAVPPAPAAQAEYDGIEPELTPVSTVFQSAEEPSADSVIPPNTEESEDEIIFDDPSPVKPPANPYKPLFYDNTFGSYLSNPDHPYLLGERFKEMPLGHDCSPYTLSVGGELRHRYMHEQNRLRPGGPVNTDYNLWRWRQYFDLQLGDYARVYFEGIDASIFDNDLPPTPIDINRWNVQNAFVDVKLHEWNGAPGWFRYGRQEMLYGSQHLISPLDWSNTRRNFEGFKYFHHTETVHIDAFITNPVNTGGGNQPLSQYDNSRDKPDTSVTFSGIYATILSDGGPELLDLYYLWLRDETNTPNRPDGSRHTAGGRFKTTREVQDDCCKVTRIWDFETEGAYQFGNDDGKRVSAGFFTSVLGHTWTTVPWSPRLSGLFYYGSGNSDPNGSTNNTFNTLYPLGHAYWGIIDNLSGQNLYDWSLQLNAKPTKKVGLVGAFHWFEKATTNDYLYNVAGAPTGTLGGSRDIGQEFDLIGTYTFNPNFNIQAGYSWFWYGDFVGDNIPPRNTATQFYVQTTLRF; encoded by the coding sequence ATGCGTCTTCGCGTGATTTTATCTTTGAGTGTGGTCGCTTCATCTGCTTTGGCCACCGCCAGACTCAGCGCAGAAACTAATTCCCCTGCCGTACCGCCCGCACCAGCGGCCCAGGCCGAATACGATGGCATCGAACCAGAGCTGACACCTGTTTCTACAGTTTTCCAGTCCGCAGAAGAACCCTCTGCCGATTCGGTCATTCCGCCGAATACCGAAGAGTCCGAAGATGAAATCATTTTCGATGACCCATCGCCTGTGAAACCTCCTGCTAATCCGTATAAACCACTGTTCTATGATAACACGTTTGGCAGCTACCTCAGCAATCCCGACCATCCTTACCTGCTCGGGGAACGCTTCAAGGAAATGCCGCTCGGCCATGACTGTTCGCCTTACACGCTTTCGGTCGGCGGCGAACTGCGACATCGCTATATGCACGAACAGAATCGTCTGCGACCAGGTGGACCCGTCAATACCGATTACAATCTCTGGCGCTGGCGTCAGTATTTCGATCTGCAGCTCGGCGATTACGCCCGTGTCTACTTCGAAGGCATCGATGCCTCCATCTTCGATAACGATCTGCCACCCACGCCCATTGATATCAACCGCTGGAATGTGCAGAACGCATTCGTTGACGTCAAACTCCATGAATGGAACGGCGCACCCGGCTGGTTTCGGTATGGTCGACAGGAAATGCTCTACGGCTCGCAGCATCTGATCTCGCCACTCGACTGGTCGAACACACGTCGTAACTTTGAAGGCTTCAAATATTTTCATCATACTGAAACCGTTCACATCGACGCCTTCATCACTAACCCTGTGAATACGGGCGGCGGTAACCAGCCTCTCAGCCAGTACGATAACAGCAGAGACAAACCCGATACCTCCGTCACCTTCAGCGGGATCTACGCCACCATTCTGTCGGATGGCGGTCCGGAACTGCTCGACCTGTATTACCTCTGGCTCCGTGATGAAACCAACACCCCCAACCGACCCGATGGTTCGCGTCACACCGCCGGCGGTCGCTTCAAAACCACCCGCGAAGTTCAGGACGACTGCTGCAAAGTTACCCGCATCTGGGACTTCGAAACCGAAGGTGCCTACCAGTTCGGAAACGATGACGGCAAACGCGTCTCCGCAGGCTTCTTTACCTCGGTCCTGGGTCACACCTGGACCACGGTTCCCTGGTCGCCACGCCTGAGCGGTCTGTTCTATTACGGTTCCGGTAACTCCGATCCGAATGGCAGTACCAACAATACCTTCAACACACTCTACCCGTTGGGACACGCTTACTGGGGGATCATCGACAACCTGTCCGGCCAGAACCTGTATGACTGGAGTCTGCAACTGAACGCCAAGCCGACGAAAAAAGTGGGCCTGGTCGGAGCTTTCCACTGGTTCGAAAAAGCCACCACCAACGACTATCTCTACAACGTCGCCGGTGCCCCCACGGGAACACTGGGCGGCAGTCGCGACATCGGACAGGAATTCGACCTGATTGGAACCTACACTTTCAACCCCAACTTCAATATCCAGGCCGGTTACTCCTGGTTCTGGTACGGCGATTTTGTCGGCGACAACATTCCGCCCCGCAACACCGCCACCCAGTTCTACGTGCAGACCACACTCCGCTTCTAA
- a CDS encoding 3-oxoacyl-ACP synthase III, whose translation MRYEHVCVEAVCCTLPPHIVTSDEIEAQLAPVYDRLGLPAGRLELMTGIQERRFFDPGTLPGTISAQTVNKLLDHCQLDRKYIGALFHGSVCRDQLEPATASGVHHATQLPNAALVLDISNACLGLLNGMVFIANMIEMGQIRAGIVVGTEVGRDLVEGTIHDLLHDDTLTRKSIKNDFASLTIGSGSAAILLCDRKLSQTGHRLLGGNFQTDTSSHELCAGGVEAQKHGDHRPRMQTDSESLLVAGVNLAIPTWEQTKTTLGWKNEDVNRVFTHQVGKAHRKLLLEKLGLDTSLDYPTVETLGNTGAAALPMAWALGIENQILQEQDRIALLGIGSGLNSLMLGVQW comes from the coding sequence ATGCGTTATGAGCATGTTTGCGTCGAAGCTGTCTGCTGTACCCTGCCACCCCATATCGTCACTTCCGACGAAATCGAAGCGCAGCTGGCACCCGTTTATGATCGACTCGGTCTGCCCGCAGGCCGACTGGAACTGATGACAGGCATTCAGGAACGACGCTTTTTCGATCCGGGCACGCTCCCCGGTACCATCAGCGCTCAGACCGTGAACAAGCTCCTCGATCACTGTCAGCTCGACCGCAAATACATTGGTGCCCTGTTTCATGGCTCCGTCTGTCGTGATCAGCTCGAACCTGCGACCGCCAGCGGCGTGCATCATGCTACTCAACTCCCTAACGCCGCATTAGTGCTCGACATCAGTAATGCCTGCCTCGGTCTGCTCAATGGGATGGTCTTCATCGCCAACATGATTGAAATGGGACAGATCCGCGCCGGAATCGTCGTCGGAACCGAAGTCGGACGCGACCTCGTGGAAGGCACCATTCACGATCTGCTCCACGACGACACCTTAACCCGCAAATCCATTAAAAACGACTTTGCTTCCCTGACCATTGGCAGTGGCTCCGCGGCCATTCTCCTCTGTGACCGTAAACTCAGTCAAACTGGTCATCGTCTGCTCGGCGGTAACTTTCAGACCGATACCTCCAGCCACGAACTCTGCGCCGGCGGTGTCGAAGCACAAAAACACGGCGATCACCGCCCTCGTATGCAGACCGATTCCGAATCCCTGCTCGTCGCCGGCGTCAATCTCGCCATCCCCACCTGGGAACAGACTAAAACCACGCTCGGCTGGAAAAACGAAGACGTCAACCGCGTTTTCACCCACCAGGTCGGTAAAGCACATCGCAAACTCCTGCTCGAAAAACTGGGTCTCGATACCAGCCTTGACTATCCCACCGTCGAAACACTGGGTAACACCGGCGCCGCTGCACTCCCCATGGCCTGGGCGCTCGGCATCGAAAATCAGATCCTTCAGGAACAGGATCGTATCGCTTTACTCGGCATCGGTAGCGGCCTTAATTCGCTCATGCTGGGTGTCCAGTGGTAA